One window from the genome of Dasypus novemcinctus isolate mDasNov1 unplaced genomic scaffold, mDasNov1.1.hap2 scaffold_108, whole genome shotgun sequence encodes:
- the LOC131277492 gene encoding olfactory receptor 7A10-like: MYLVTIFGNLLIILAIIIDCHLHTPMYFFLSILSLCDIGLSSTTVPKMLENIQAQSRIITYAGCLTQMYFFLLFGGLDDCLLAVMAYDRFVAICHPLHYTVSMKPQICVLMALGSWTMSVMESCLQSLLVSQLSFCSSVEIPNFFCELRQMVQLACSDTFLNYLVMYLIAGVLAGGPLAGILFSYYKIVSSVFAISSAQGKYKAFSTCTSHLSVVSLFYFTTIGVYLSPAASHNAHSGAPVAVMYTMVTPMLNPFIYSLRNKV; this comes from the coding sequence atgtacctggtcaccatttttgggaacctgctcatcatcctggccatcatcatTGACtgtcacctccacacacccatgtacttcttcctctcaatCTTGTCCCTTTGTGATATTGGTTTATCCTCCActactgtcccaaagatgctggaGAACATCCAGGCACAGAGTAGAATCATAACCTATGCAGGCTgcctcacccagatgtattttttcttgctctttggaGGGTTGGATGACTGCCTCCTGgccgtgatggcctatgaccgctttgtggccatctgccaccccctTCACTATACAGTCTCTATGAAACCCCAGATCTGTGTCCTGATGGCTCTGGGGTCCTGGACCATGAGTGTTATGGAATCCTGTTTACAGAGTTTATTGGTGTCACAACTGTCCTTTTGTTCAAGTGTAGAAATCccaaactttttctgtgaacttcgtCAGATGGTCCAACTTGCCTGTTCTGACACTTTTCTCAATTACTTAGTAATGTATTTAATAGCTGGAGTGCTGGCTGGGGGTCCCCTTGCTGGAATCCTTTTCTCCTACTATAAGATTGTTTCCTCTGTATTTGCAATCTCGTCAGCTCAGgggaaatataaagcattttcaacCTGTacatctcacctctcagtagtctccttattttatttcacGACCATAGGGGTGTACCTCAGTCCTGCTGCTTCACACAACGCACATTCAGGTGCACCAGTCGCGGTCATGTATACTATGGTCacacccatgctgaaccccttcatctatAGTCTGAGGAATAAAGTATAA